A window from Triticum aestivum cultivar Chinese Spring chromosome 6D, IWGSC CS RefSeq v2.1, whole genome shotgun sequence encodes these proteins:
- the LOC123145051 gene encoding uncharacterized protein — MARHAKTDSDVTSLAPSSPPRSPRRPAYYVHSPAASHPDVVASGGGAGAAADKMSLAGSTPAESPLHYHFHHSGAATHHSRESFTGRLLFSDQLRSGGAAGAVPWRRLGHGSGAGSLGDDDDEDGGRPGSQSPWRCYALAAFAFVAVFAFFLLVLWGASKSYKPHVDVKSVVFESYHIQGGTDRTGVPTRMMSVNATVRLRFRNRGTFFGLHVTAAPFHLFFDDLTVASGNMKEFYQARKSGRVVTVSVVGKQVPLYGAGANLHSKPNNGRLGPAVVPVRLAFVLRARAHILGLLLRSKFYRRCVCRLDVREAHLGKPVPGVAARCEYHDGR; from the exons ATGGCACGGCACGCCAAGACGGACTCCGACGTGACGAGCCTGGCGCCGTCGTCGCCCCCGCGTTCCCCGCGCCGCCCGGCGTACTACGTCCACAGCCCCGCCGCCTCCCACCCGGACGTCGtggcctccggcggcggcgccggcgccgcggCCGACAAGATGTCGCTCGCCGGCTCCACCCCGGCCGAGTCCCCGCTCCACTACCACTTCCACCACTCCGGCGCCGCGACGCACCACTCCCGCGAGTCCTTCACCGGCCGCCTCCTCTTCTCCGACCAGCTCCGCTCGGGCGGCGCGGCGGGGGCCGTGCCCTGGCGCCGCCTCGGCCACGGCAGCGGCGCCGGGAGCctcggggacgacgacgacgaggacggagGCCGCCCCGGGTCGCAGTCGCCGTGGAGGTGCTACGCGCTGGCGGCGTTCGCGTTcgtcgccgtcttcgccttcttcCTGCTGGTGCTGTGGGGCGCGAGCAAGTCATACAAGCCCCACGTCGATGTCAAG AGCGTGGTGTTCGAGTCGTACCACATCCAGGGCGGGACGGACCGGACGGGCGTGCCCACCAGGATGATGTCGGTCAACGCGACGGTCAGGCTGCGGTTCCGCAACCGGGGCACCTTCTTCGGCCTCCACGTCACCGCCGCGCCCTTCCACCTATTCTTCGacgacctcaccgtcgcctccgGAAAC ATGAAGGAGTTCTACCAGGCGCGGAAGAGCGGGCGGGTGGTGACGGTGTCCGTGGTGGGGAAGCAGGTCCCGCTCTACGGCGCGGGCGCCAACCTGCACAGCAAGCCCAACAACGGCCGCCTCGGCCCCGCGGTGGTGCCCGTCAGGCTGGCCTTCGTGCTCCGGGCGCGCGCGCACATCCTCGGCCTCCTCCTGCGCTCCAAGTTCTACCGCCGGTGCGTCTGCCGCCTCGACGTCCGCGAGGCCCACCTCGGCAAGCCCGTGCCCGGCGTCGCCGCCCGCTGCGAGTACCACGACGGGAGGTGA